A stretch of the Bacillus sp. B-jedd genome encodes the following:
- the nuoL gene encoding NADH-quinone oxidoreductase subunit L codes for MMENAWLIPLFPLVSFLILLLFGRRLKEASAYVGIGLTLASLVLSILVLIDRFSAPTYKAEGVWLSIGDFHLTAGFEVNQLNALMLFIVSLVSCLVHIYSKGYMHGDGRIPVFYAYLGLFTFAMLGLVVSPNLLQTYIFWELVGVGSFLLIGFYYYKEEAKAAAKKAFIMTRIGDVGLLIGMILLFWQTGSFEYDEIFAAVDAGAITAGMLTLIAILIFVGAMGKSGQFPLHTWLPDAMEGPTPVSALIHAATMVAAGVYLVAALFPLFAASKTALMTVAIIGAFTAIFAASIGLVQKDIKRVLAYSTVSQLGYMMLALGSAGYVAGVFHLMTHAFFKALLFLAAGSVIHAVHTQNIEEMGGLWKKLKLTGPLFLIGTLAISGVPLFSGFFSKDEILIAAWENGHPFLFILAVIAAFFTAFYMFRLFFMVFWGESRSTAKNVHESPGTMTLPMIILGVLAVVAGYVNTPWFGAFLGDWLVDGNAALGHGHIEGPIWIMIVATLVSLAGIFLAWLMYGKRSLSRDWLSSTAPGAYSVLYNKYFIDEFYQLSVVNATKAISHFFRYIDVFLVEGIASAVAGTVGALGKTGSKLQSGQVQTYVAVAFIGLAVLTVIYALTGGYL; via the coding sequence TTGATGGAAAATGCATGGCTCATACCGCTTTTCCCGCTGGTATCATTTTTGATCCTCCTTCTATTCGGCAGACGGCTTAAAGAGGCGAGTGCCTACGTTGGGATTGGATTAACGCTGGCTTCACTGGTTTTGTCCATCTTGGTGCTGATTGACCGTTTTTCCGCACCGACATACAAGGCAGAGGGAGTTTGGCTGTCAATAGGGGATTTTCATTTAACAGCGGGCTTTGAAGTGAACCAATTAAATGCATTAATGCTGTTTATCGTTTCACTAGTTAGCTGTCTCGTACATATCTATTCCAAGGGATACATGCACGGTGACGGACGCATTCCGGTTTTCTACGCTTATCTTGGATTGTTCACATTCGCCATGCTTGGACTGGTCGTTTCGCCAAACCTTCTCCAGACGTATATTTTCTGGGAACTTGTCGGGGTAGGATCCTTCCTGTTGATTGGTTTCTACTATTATAAAGAAGAAGCGAAAGCCGCCGCGAAAAAGGCTTTCATTATGACAAGGATCGGGGATGTCGGCCTTTTGATCGGCATGATCCTCCTGTTCTGGCAAACTGGCAGTTTTGAGTATGATGAAATTTTCGCCGCAGTCGACGCAGGGGCGATTACGGCAGGAATGCTTACCTTAATAGCGATTTTGATTTTCGTCGGGGCAATGGGAAAGTCGGGGCAATTCCCGCTTCACACATGGCTTCCGGACGCAATGGAAGGCCCGACGCCAGTGTCGGCGTTAATCCACGCGGCAACAATGGTTGCGGCAGGGGTCTATCTTGTTGCGGCCTTATTCCCGCTCTTCGCAGCTAGCAAAACAGCGCTTATGACAGTCGCGATCATCGGGGCTTTCACGGCTATATTCGCGGCAAGCATCGGCCTTGTGCAAAAGGATATTAAGCGGGTTCTGGCCTATTCGACGGTCAGCCAGCTTGGCTACATGATGCTCGCTCTCGGCTCTGCCGGCTATGTCGCAGGTGTATTCCACTTGATGACCCATGCTTTCTTCAAGGCGCTTTTGTTCCTTGCTGCAGGGAGCGTCATCCATGCTGTCCATACGCAAAACATCGAAGAAATGGGCGGTCTTTGGAAGAAGCTTAAGCTGACTGGTCCGTTGTTCCTGATCGGGACGCTTGCCATCAGCGGGGTTCCTTTGTTCTCAGGCTTCTTCAGTAAAGATGAAATTTTGATTGCCGCATGGGAAAACGGGCATCCATTCCTGTTCATCCTAGCAGTCATTGCCGCATTCTTCACCGCGTTTTACATGTTCCGCCTATTCTTCATGGTATTCTGGGGTGAATCCCGTTCGACTGCGAAGAATGTCCATGAATCACCTGGAACGATGACACTGCCGATGATTATCCTAGGCGTGCTGGCGGTGGTAGCTGGATATGTCAATACACCTTGGTTCGGCGCATTCCTCGGTGACTGGCTTGTCGACGGGAATGCTGCACTCGGCCATGGGCATATTGAAGGCCCTATCTGGATCATGATTGTTGCAACACTCGTATCGCTTGCGGGCATTTTCCTGGCCTGGCTCATGTACGGTAAAAGGTCACTTTCCCGCGACTGGCTCAGCTCAACAGCACCGGGGGCATACAGTGTCCTTTATAATAAATACTTTATTGATGAATTCTATCAGCTGTCTGTTGTCAACGCGACGAAAGCGATCAGCCATTTCTTCCGCTATATCGATGTATTCCTTGTGGAAGGAATCGCTTCAGCAGTCGCGGGGACAGTCGGGGCTCTGGGGAAAACAGGTTCAAAGCTCCAGTCGGGACAGGTCCAGACATATGTGGCAGTCGCCTTCATCGGGCTTGCTGTTCTGACAGTCATCTACGCGCTGACAGGGGGGTACTTGTAA
- the nuoK gene encoding NADH-quinone oxidoreductase subunit NuoK — protein MNTGVPASAFLALALILFCIGLYGALTKRNTVIVLISIELMLNAVNINLVTFSKFGMTPSIDGQIFTLFAMAVAAAEAAVGLAILISLYRNRKTVNIDEMDILKH, from the coding sequence ATGAATACAGGAGTACCCGCTTCTGCTTTCCTTGCGCTTGCCCTGATTTTGTTCTGCATCGGCCTGTACGGAGCTTTGACAAAGCGGAACACAGTCATCGTCCTTATATCCATTGAACTCATGCTGAACGCCGTCAACATCAACCTTGTCACGTTCAGCAAGTTTGGAATGACACCTTCCATTGATGGACAAATTTTCACCTTGTTCGCAATGGCTGTCGCTGCAGCTGAAGCAGCAGTCGGCCTGGCCATCCTGATTTCCCTTTACAGGAACAGGAAGACAGTCAATATCGATGAAATGGATATATTGAAACATTAA
- a CDS encoding NADH-quinone oxidoreductase subunit J, translating into MISGEFLAFMLLALVAVIGGVLLLNLTKVVHTIIALVFTFISIAGIFVLLSAEFLAAVQILIYSGAITIIMLFGIMLTKHDDDSEASSGKWRKVLVFLGVAGFAFAVYIGIYNLDLHPEQAALHENNTEQIGMALYSRFIIPFEYLSVLLLVALIGAVVLAKKDDKEAE; encoded by the coding sequence ATGATTTCAGGTGAATTTCTAGCATTTATGCTGCTGGCGCTGGTGGCTGTCATCGGAGGAGTGCTTTTGCTCAACCTGACAAAAGTGGTCCATACAATCATCGCCCTCGTATTTACATTTATCAGCATTGCCGGCATTTTTGTCCTCCTGTCCGCGGAATTTTTGGCAGCCGTCCAGATCCTCATTTACTCTGGTGCCATTACAATCATTATGTTATTCGGCATTATGCTGACTAAGCATGACGATGATAGCGAAGCAAGCTCGGGGAAATGGCGGAAAGTCCTTGTGTTTTTAGGAGTCGCGGGCTTTGCCTTTGCCGTTTATATCGGAATCTACAACCTCGACTTGCATCCGGAGCAGGCGGCGTTGCATGAAAACAATACTGAGCAAATCGGCATGGCGCTTTACTCGAGATTTATCATTCCGTTTGAGTACCTGTCAGTCCTGCTGCTTGTCGCCCTGATTGGGGCAGTTGTTCTTGCAAAAAAAGACGATAAGGAGGCAGAGTGA
- the nuoI gene encoding NADH-quinone oxidoreductase subunit NuoI produces the protein MLGLAKGLKYTLKNLTKEKITYDYPNKPLPLPDRFRGIQKFYPEKCIVCNQCANICPTDCIQLTGKKHPDPTKKGKVIDTYDINFEICILCDLCTEVCPTEAIVMTNNFELAEYSRDNLFKNLEWLDENDENVRKVNKA, from the coding sequence ATGCTTGGATTGGCAAAAGGCTTAAAATATACCCTGAAAAACCTGACAAAAGAAAAAATCACGTATGACTATCCAAATAAACCGCTGCCCCTTCCTGACCGATTCAGGGGAATCCAGAAGTTCTACCCGGAAAAATGCATCGTCTGCAACCAATGTGCGAACATCTGCCCAACGGACTGCATTCAGCTGACAGGGAAAAAGCATCCGGATCCTACGAAAAAGGGGAAAGTCATCGATACGTACGATATCAATTTTGAAATCTGCATCCTCTGCGATTTATGTACCGAGGTTTGCCCGACAGAAGCAATCGTGATGACGAACAACTTCGAACTTGCGGAGTATAGCCGGGACAACCTATTTAAAAACCTCGAGTGGCTGGATGAAAATGACGAGAATGTTCGGAAGGTGAATAAAGCATGA
- the nuoH gene encoding NADH-quinone oxidoreductase subunit NuoH has protein sequence MVEELLTSSPGLVNFGIFFLLATVLLLVVLGFVTYGILAERKVMGFMQLRHGPNHVGGRWGLLQTVADVLKLLLKEDIIPKVADRPLFILAPVIAFAPSFMVLAAIPFTDKLQFADIGVGLLYYVAISGITTIGIVTGGWASNNKYALLGGARAAAQMISYEIPLVMSVLGIILLTGSLNLNDIVHAQQNGWYILLQPIAFIVFMIASVAELNRTPFDLPEGESELVAGYHVEYSGFRWAFFMLAEYVYLFAMAALTTVLFLGGWLPPLSILDFIPGAVWFSLKFSLIVFILIWFRVTYPRFRADKLMEFGWKVLLPVALANVFLTALIKELFKLF, from the coding sequence ATGGTAGAAGAACTGCTTACCTCAAGCCCCGGACTCGTTAATTTCGGAATCTTCTTTCTGCTGGCAACCGTTTTGCTGTTAGTCGTACTCGGGTTTGTCACATACGGCATTCTTGCCGAGCGAAAAGTAATGGGCTTTATGCAGCTAAGGCACGGCCCAAACCATGTTGGTGGGCGATGGGGCCTGCTGCAGACAGTCGCGGACGTTTTAAAGCTTTTACTGAAGGAAGATATCATACCAAAAGTAGCAGACAGGCCTCTGTTCATCCTTGCGCCTGTCATCGCCTTCGCGCCATCTTTCATGGTGCTGGCAGCCATTCCGTTTACTGATAAATTGCAATTTGCCGATATTGGCGTTGGGCTTCTATATTATGTAGCCATCTCGGGAATTACAACGATTGGGATCGTTACCGGCGGCTGGGCGTCAAACAATAAATATGCATTGCTTGGCGGAGCCCGTGCCGCGGCTCAGATGATTTCTTATGAAATACCGCTTGTCATGTCAGTCCTTGGAATTATCCTTCTGACAGGCAGCCTGAACTTGAATGACATTGTTCATGCGCAGCAAAATGGCTGGTATATTCTTTTGCAGCCGATTGCCTTTATCGTGTTCATGATCGCCTCGGTGGCAGAGCTGAACAGGACTCCATTCGACCTTCCTGAAGGAGAGTCGGAACTCGTTGCCGGTTACCATGTTGAATATTCCGGCTTCCGCTGGGCGTTTTTCATGCTCGCGGAATATGTATATCTCTTTGCGATGGCCGCCCTTACAACAGTCCTTTTCCTTGGCGGATGGCTTCCTCCGCTATCGATTCTCGACTTCATTCCTGGTGCGGTATGGTTCTCGCTCAAATTCAGTCTCATTGTCTTTATCCTCATCTGGTTCCGGGTAACGTATCCGCGTTTCCGGGCAGACAAACTGATGGAATTTGGCTGGAAGGTCCTGCTCCCAGTAGCACTCGCAAACGTATTCCTGACAGCATTGATCAAAGAACTGTTTAAGTTGTTTTAA
- a CDS encoding NADH-quinone oxidoreductase subunit D: MIRTEEMLLNVGPQHPSTHGVFRLVVKIDGEIITHAQPVIGYLHRGTEKLAENLQYTQIIPYTDRMDYLSSMTNNYVICHAVETMMGIQVPERAEYLRVLVMELNRVASHLVWWGTYLLDMGAVSPFLYAFREREMIINMLNEISGARLTYNYMRVGGVKWDAPEGWIEKVKEFIPYMREQLKGYHQLVTGNEIFMNRVKGVGKYTKEEAIQYSLTGPNLRCTGVKYDLRKDEPYSIYDRFNFDVITEEGGDCWSRYHVRIREIEESLKILEQACEQFPEDGEILAKVPKIIKAPKGEAYVRIESPRGEIGCYISSDGKKEPYRLKFRRPSFYNLQILSKLLVGENMANMVAILGAIDIVLGEVDG, encoded by the coding sequence ATGATACGTACTGAAGAAATGCTATTGAATGTAGGGCCCCAGCACCCAAGTACACACGGGGTTTTCCGGCTGGTCGTAAAGATCGACGGGGAAATCATCACACATGCCCAGCCTGTAATCGGCTACCTCCACCGGGGAACAGAGAAACTGGCTGAAAACCTGCAATACACCCAGATCATTCCTTATACGGACCGGATGGACTATCTATCGTCAATGACGAACAACTACGTCATTTGCCATGCGGTTGAGACGATGATGGGCATCCAGGTGCCTGAGCGGGCTGAATATCTGAGGGTCCTTGTAATGGAACTGAATAGGGTGGCGAGCCACCTTGTCTGGTGGGGTACCTACCTGCTTGATATGGGAGCAGTCAGTCCGTTCCTGTATGCATTCAGGGAGCGGGAAATGATCATCAACATGTTGAATGAAATTTCCGGTGCCCGGCTGACGTATAACTATATGCGGGTCGGCGGAGTGAAGTGGGATGCGCCGGAGGGATGGATTGAGAAGGTAAAGGAATTCATTCCATATATGAGGGAACAGTTGAAGGGCTATCATCAGCTCGTGACTGGAAACGAAATTTTTATGAACCGTGTGAAAGGCGTTGGAAAATACACGAAGGAAGAGGCAATCCAGTATTCACTTACTGGCCCTAACCTAAGGTGTACAGGGGTCAAATATGACCTGAGGAAAGATGAGCCGTACTCCATCTATGACCGTTTCAATTTTGACGTCATTACAGAAGAAGGCGGAGACTGCTGGTCACGCTATCACGTAAGGATCCGGGAAATCGAAGAGTCACTGAAGATTTTGGAACAAGCGTGCGAACAATTCCCTGAAGATGGCGAGATCCTTGCCAAGGTGCCGAAAATCATCAAGGCGCCAAAAGGGGAAGCTTACGTAAGAATTGAATCGCCGCGCGGTGAAATCGGCTGTTACATTTCCAGTGACGGCAAAAAAGAACCTTACCGCCTAAAATTCAGAAGGCCATCATTCTATAATCTTCAAATACTATCAAAGCTGCTTGTCGGCGAAAACATGGCGAATATGGTCGCCATTCTTGGAGCCATTGATATTGTCCTTGGGGAGGTGGACGGTTAA
- a CDS encoding NADH-quinone oxidoreductase subunit C — translation MSGEKDLEQLKKEAVAKAKAAAAAKRAAREAGSAQKPPADAKPAEAEGEKDLAQAKAEAAAKAKAAALEKRKSATAGNEETDKSEGMKAVSETTESAGADEKAKAAAAAKAKAAAAAKAKAAALAKKAGEEAAEPAGDDAKAKAAAAAKAKAAAAAKAKAAALAKKAGEEAAEPAGDDAKAKAAAAAKAKAAAAAKAKAAALAKQAGGAGGDDEKAKAIAAAKAKAAAAAKARAAAAAKGAGEPAVTELETPSPNQPFLDKYVKVIKEHLGEYVLEDSYINKLSKDVPTIIVNRDSYFKVAQFLKYNEQLGFDYLSELHGTDFETHLELYVHLFSYKNRQSVAMKVKIDRNSPTIESLQPLWAGADWPECETYDLLGINFTGHPNLHRIMLGEDWVGHPLRKDYEQYDVEV, via the coding sequence ATGAGCGGGGAGAAAGATCTGGAACAATTAAAGAAAGAAGCGGTTGCGAAAGCGAAGGCGGCCGCCGCAGCAAAAAGGGCTGCCAGGGAAGCGGGTTCGGCCCAAAAGCCGCCAGCGGATGCAAAGCCTGCTGAAGCTGAAGGTGAAAAGGATTTAGCGCAGGCTAAAGCAGAAGCCGCGGCGAAGGCAAAAGCAGCCGCGCTTGAAAAGAGGAAAAGTGCTACAGCGGGCAATGAGGAAACGGATAAATCAGAAGGAATGAAAGCGGTTTCAGAGACGACTGAATCTGCTGGCGCGGACGAAAAGGCGAAAGCCGCCGCAGCCGCAAAAGCGAAAGCCGCCGCCGCAGCGAAAGCAAAAGCCGCGGCACTCGCTAAGAAAGCGGGCGAAGAAGCGGCAGAACCAGCCGGGGACGATGCCAAGGCAAAAGCTGCCGCAGCCGCGAAAGCGAAAGCAGCCGCCGCAGCGAAAGCAAAAGCCGCGGCACTGGCGAAGAAAGCGGGCGAAGAAGCGGCAGAACCAGCCGGGGACGACGCCAAGGCAAAAGCCGCCGCAGCCGCGAAAGCGAAAGCCGCCGCAGCCGCCAAGGCAAAAGCCGCGGCGTTGGCCAAGCAGGCAGGTGGCGCAGGCGGGGATGATGAAAAGGCGAAAGCCATTGCGGCGGCAAAAGCAAAAGCCGCAGCGGCAGCGAAAGCCAGAGCTGCAGCTGCTGCAAAGGGCGCGGGGGAACCAGCCGTTACTGAACTTGAAACCCCATCTCCAAACCAGCCATTCCTTGATAAATATGTGAAAGTCATTAAAGAACATCTTGGTGAATATGTTTTGGAAGACTCCTATATTAATAAACTTTCAAAAGATGTCCCAACGATTATAGTCAACCGTGATTCGTATTTCAAAGTCGCCCAGTTCCTTAAATATAATGAACAATTGGGTTTTGATTACTTATCGGAATTGCATGGGACTGATTTTGAAACCCACTTGGAACTATATGTGCATTTATTCTCATATAAGAACAGGCAATCAGTAGCCATGAAGGTGAAAATTGACAGGAATTCGCCAACAATTGAATCCCTGCAGCCGCTTTGGGCAGGAGCAGACTGGCCTGAATGCGAGACTTATGATTTGCTTGGCATCAATTTCACAGGGCACCCGAATCTGCATCGAATTATGCTTGGGGAAGATTGGGTTGGCCATCCACTAAGAAAAGACTACGAGCAATACGACGTGGAGGTGTAA
- a CDS encoding NuoB/complex I 20 kDa subunit family protein — protein MDLKLDSISPQEMEEMKRNVFLTTLEQVKAWARSNSLYPMTFGLACCAIEMMGGGSSHYDLDRFGSFFRTSPRQSDVMIVSGTVTKKMAPIVRRLYDQMPEPKWVIAMGSCATAGGPYIYSYSVVKGVDQIVPVDVYIPGCPPSPAALIYGINKLREKIRYEAKTGKKVI, from the coding sequence ATGGATTTAAAATTGGACAGCATATCACCTCAGGAAATGGAAGAAATGAAGAGGAATGTCTTTTTGACCACGCTTGAGCAAGTGAAAGCCTGGGCGAGAAGCAACTCTCTTTATCCAATGACATTCGGGCTTGCCTGCTGCGCGATTGAAATGATGGGCGGCGGGTCATCACATTATGACCTGGACCGCTTCGGTTCGTTTTTCAGAACCTCTCCAAGGCAGTCTGACGTTATGATCGTTTCTGGCACGGTTACCAAGAAGATGGCGCCGATTGTCCGCCGGCTTTATGACCAGATGCCTGAGCCGAAATGGGTTATTGCAATGGGTTCGTGCGCTACAGCCGGAGGGCCTTATATCTATTCCTATTCGGTTGTAAAAGGCGTCGATCAAATCGTCCCGGTTGATGTTTATATCCCGGGTTGCCCGCCGAGTCCCGCGGCGCTTATTTATGGTATCAACAAACTTCGGGAAAAGATTCGCTACGAAGCGAAGACGGGGAAGAAGGTGATCTAA
- a CDS encoding NADH-quinone oxidoreductase subunit A: MELLNLYQNNYLIVFVFLCLGILLPVVALFLGKLLRPYKPSDAKYTTYESGIEPFHDSRVQFNVRYYIFALMFVIFDVETVFLYPWAVAYEKLGIFALIEMTIFVLMLVLGLVYAWKKKVLKWI, from the coding sequence ATGGAACTGCTAAATTTATATCAGAATAACTATCTGATAGTGTTTGTGTTTCTATGTCTGGGGATTTTGCTGCCTGTGGTGGCGCTGTTTTTGGGTAAACTTCTGCGTCCATATAAACCAAGTGATGCGAAGTATACTACATATGAAAGCGGTATTGAGCCGTTTCACGATTCCCGTGTGCAATTCAATGTCCGCTATTATATTTTTGCCCTGATGTTTGTTATTTTCGATGTCGAAACGGTGTTTTTATACCCGTGGGCAGTAGCTTATGAAAAGCTCGGGATATTTGCATTGATCGAAATGACGATTTTCGTGTTGATGCTAGTGCTCGGGCTTGTTTATGCATGGAAAAAGAAGGTGCTAAAATGGATTTAA
- a CDS encoding transglutaminase-like domain-containing protein has protein sequence MRKFLGVMICFMLFMPFEPAVAEARLLTVQSSAAIDTSVLAKGVVTVKYASKSGKKVKAGITKNKVTYYYDLPSNGTPAQLPLQMQNGMYKVTVFEQTQGNSYKAVSSKDVPLNLKDQKTVFLQPVQNVNWTASMAPIKTAATLAKGKPKTEDKLKAIHQYVVRNVSYDYNKMKTVQSGYLPNINTVFTSKKGICYDYASLTAAMLRSQEIPAKLVTGYSNKVQGYHAWNEVYIKELNKWVTVDTTIDASLKNYSGKSIYKNTKDYKKINEY, from the coding sequence GTGCGGAAATTTTTAGGTGTAATGATTTGTTTCATGTTGTTTATGCCATTCGAACCTGCTGTGGCTGAAGCGAGGCTCCTTACAGTTCAATCATCGGCAGCAATTGACACCAGCGTCCTGGCAAAAGGAGTCGTGACGGTCAAATATGCGAGCAAATCAGGGAAAAAGGTAAAAGCAGGAATTACAAAGAACAAAGTCACTTACTATTACGACCTGCCAAGTAACGGAACACCTGCCCAGCTCCCACTGCAAATGCAAAATGGGATGTATAAAGTGACCGTTTTTGAACAGACTCAGGGCAATAGCTATAAGGCGGTCTCTTCAAAGGACGTCCCACTGAACCTGAAGGATCAAAAAACAGTTTTCCTTCAGCCGGTCCAGAATGTAAATTGGACTGCTTCGATGGCGCCAATAAAGACTGCGGCAACACTTGCAAAAGGAAAGCCGAAAACAGAGGACAAGCTGAAAGCAATCCACCAGTATGTAGTCCGGAACGTTTCTTACGACTACAATAAAATGAAGACGGTGCAAAGTGGTTACCTGCCAAATATCAATACCGTTTTCACCTCTAAAAAGGGAATCTGCTATGACTATGCTTCATTAACCGCTGCCATGCTCAGAAGCCAGGAAATCCCGGCAAAGCTTGTCACCGGCTATTCAAACAAAGTCCAAGGCTACCATGCCTGGAACGAGGTATATATCAAGGAATTGAACAAATGGGTCACCGTGGACACTACCATTGATGCCTCCTTAAAAAACTATAGTGGTAAATCAATCTATAAAAATACGAAGGATTACAAAAAGATTAACGAATATTAA
- a CDS encoding class D sortase, with product MRKIIAILFMLAGVALIGYPSGKQLYSDYMQKKIIREWERGQEVNQDAFDSFGQLGDIFVKAEPLDETPEMVISSQSYSSGITTKSDKASRPAPQDGQMLGTIEIKRINIRLPILEGATQKSMKTGAGHLAGTPYPGQPGNSAIAAHRSRAFGKMFNRLGEVKVGDIIVVKDRNNTYKYKVYERLIVTPDDTAVLKGNGQDSLLTLITCDPVDTATHRLIIHAKMVP from the coding sequence ATGAGAAAAATAATTGCAATTCTCTTCATGCTTGCCGGGGTGGCACTCATTGGTTACCCATCGGGAAAACAACTCTATTCCGACTACATGCAAAAGAAAATCATCCGAGAATGGGAACGAGGACAAGAAGTTAACCAGGACGCGTTTGATAGCTTCGGGCAGCTTGGGGATATTTTTGTAAAAGCAGAGCCCTTGGACGAGACACCAGAAATGGTAATATCTTCACAATCGTATTCATCTGGAATTACGACCAAAAGTGATAAAGCTTCCCGCCCAGCGCCACAGGATGGGCAGATGCTCGGAACAATAGAGATTAAACGAATTAATATCAGGCTCCCAATCTTGGAAGGGGCAACCCAAAAGAGCATGAAAACCGGAGCGGGGCATTTGGCAGGAACACCATATCCGGGTCAGCCCGGGAATTCAGCGATAGCCGCCCATAGAAGCCGGGCCTTTGGAAAAATGTTCAACCGGCTTGGCGAAGTGAAAGTAGGGGATATCATCGTTGTAAAAGACAGAAATAATACTTACAAATATAAAGTATATGAAAGATTAATTGTCACACCTGATGATACGGCAGTCTTAAAGGGCAACGGACAGGATAGTCTGCTGACATTGATTACATGTGATCCCGTTGATACAGCCACACACAGGTTGATTATTCACGCGAAGATGGTGCCATAG